A section of the Oryza sativa Japonica Group chromosome 1, ASM3414082v1 genome encodes:
- the LOC4324249 gene encoding high-affinity nitrate transporter 2.3, translating into MEAKPVAMEVEGVEAAGGKPRFRMPVDSDLKATEFWLFSFARPHMASFHMAWFSFFCCFVSTFAAPPLLPLIRDTLGLTATDIGNAGIASVSGAVFARLAMGTACDLVGPRLASASLILLTTPAVYCSSIIQSPSGYLLVRFFTGISLASFVSAQFWMSSMFSAPKVGLANGVAGGWGNLGGGAVQLLMPLVYEAIHKIGSTPFTAWRIAFFIPGLMQTFSAIAVLAFGQDMPGGNYGKLHKTGDMHKDSFGNVLRHALTNYRGWILALTYGYSFGVELTIDNVVHQYFYDRFDVNLQTAGLIAASFGMANIISRPGGGLLSDWLSSRYGMRGRLWGLWTVQTIGGVLCVVLGIVDFSFAASVAVMVLFSFFVQAACGLTFGIVPFVSRRSLGLISGMTGGGGNVGAVLTQYIFFHGTKYKTETGIKYMGLMIIACTLPVMLIYFPQWGGMLVGPRKGATAEEYYSREWSDHEREKGFNAASVRFAENSVREGGRSSANGGQPRHTVPVDASPAGV; encoded by the coding sequence ATGGAGGCTAAGCCGGTGGcgatggaggtggagggggtCGAGGCGGCGGGGGGCAAGCCGCGGTTCAGGATGCCGGTGGACTCCGACCTCAAGGCGACGGAGTTCTGGCTCTTCTCCTTCGCGAGGCCACACATGGCCTCCTTCCACATGGCGTGGTTCTCCTTCTTCTGCTGCTTCGTGTCCAcgttcgccgcgccgccgctgctgccgctcaTCCGCGACACCCTCGGGCTCACGGCCACGGACATCGGCAACGCCGGGATCGCGTCCGTGTCGGGCGCCGTGTTCGCGCGTCTGGCCATGGGCACGGCGTGCGACCTGGTCGGGCCCAGGCTGGCCTCCGCGTCTCTGATCCTCCTCACCACACCGGCGGTGTACTGCTCCTCCATCATCCAGTCCCCGTCGGGGTACCTCCTCGTGCGCTTCTTCACGGGCATCTCGCTGGCGTCGTTCGTGTCGGCGCAGTTCTGGATGAGCTCCATGTTCTCGGCCCCCAAAGTGGGGCTGGCCAAcggcgtggccggcggctggggcaacctcggcggcggcgccgtccagCTGCTCATGCCGCTCGTGTACGAGGCCATCCACAAGATCGGTAGCACGCCGTTCACGGCGTGGCGCATCGCCTTCTTCATCCCGGGCCTGATGCAGACGTTCTCGGCCATCGCCGTGCTGGCGTTCGGGCAGGACATGCCCGGCGGCAACTACGGGAAGCTCCACAAGACTGGCGACATGCACAAGGACAGCTTCGGCAACGTGCTGCGCCACGCCCTCACCAACTACCGCGGCTGGATCCTGGCGCTCACCTACGGCTACAGCTTCGGCGTCGAGCTCACCATCGACAACGTCGTGCACCAGTACTTCTACGACCGCTTCGACGTCAACCTCCAGACCGCCGGGCTCATCGCCGCCAGCTTCGGGATGGCCAACATCATCTCCCGCCCCGGCGGCGGGCTACTCTCCGACTGGCTCTCCAGCCGGTACGGCATGCGCGGCAGGCTGTGGGGGCTGTGGACTGTGCAGACCATCGGCGGCGTCCTCTGCGTGGTGCTCGGAATCGTCGACTTCTCCTTCGCCGCGTCCGTCGCCGTGATGGTGCTCTTCTCCTTCTTCGTCCAGGCCGCGTGCGGGCTCACCTTCGGCATCGTGCCGTTCGTGTCGCGGAGGTCGCTGGGGCTCATCTCCGGGATGACCGGCGGCGGGGGCAACGTGGGCGCCGTGCTGACGCAGTACATCTTCTTCCACGGCACAAAGTACAAGACGGAGACCGGGATCAAGTACATGGGGCTCATGATCATCGCGTGCACGCTGCCCGTCATGCTCATCTACTTCCCGCAGTGGGGCGGCATGCTCGTAGGCCCGAGGAAGGGGGCCACGGCGGAGGAGTACTACAGCCGGGAGTGGTCGGATCACGAGCGCGAGAAGGGTTTCAACGCGGCCAGCGTGCGGTTCGCGGAGAACAGCGTGCGCGAGGGCGGGAGGTCGTCGGCGAATGGCGGACAGCCCAGGCACACCGTCCCCGTCGACGCGTCGCCGGCCGGGGTGTGA
- the LOC4324250 gene encoding uncharacterized protein produces MAAVASPALRLRPRPRTAAPSPPRCRLSSSAYSYSKFARSLPIQRVNGGRMQHLDALKGHALRRYGNHDGRFHIKRITSFAAMDKQESITSPTTDALPVEETDNSTEDSPASGSSSYFTERGNGKSGFISFQGSSYQMKSVESVPHPGKEASRLVWFVGPTILVAFLVLPSLYLRKVLSAVFEDSLLTDFLILFFTEALFYGGVAIFVLLIDKVWRPLQQVAPKSYIWSKSRFFRISSVTTMVLSLMIPLLTMGMVWPWTGPAASATLAPYLVGLVVQFAFEQYARHRKSPSWPVIPIIFKIYRLHQLNRAAQLVTALTFSVRGTEATNQTLAIMNSLGALLTVLQILGVICVWSLSSFLMRFLPSSDIPDP; encoded by the exons ATGGCCGCCGTCGCGAGCCCCGCCCTCCGGCTCAGGCCCCGCCCCCggaccgccgcgccgtcgcctcctcgctgCCGCCTCAGCTCCTCCGCTTACTCGTATTCCAAG TTTGCAAGGTCATTGCCAATTCAGAGAGTAAATGGGGGTAGAATGCAGCACTTGGACGCCCTAAAAG GGCATGCTTTAAGAAGATACGGCAACCACGATGGAAGGTTTCATATCAAGCGAATTACTTCCTTCGCTGCTATGGACAAACAGGAGTCAATTACTTCACCTACCACAGATGCGTTGCCGGTAGAAGAGACCGATAATAGCACTGAGGATTCCCCTGCGTCTGGTAGCTCCTCCTATTTTACTGAGAGGGGTAATGGAAAATCAGGGTTCATCTCATTTCAAGGCAGTAGTTATCAGATGAAAAGTGTGGAGAGTGTGCCACATCCTGGCAAGGAAGCGTCTAGATTAGTTTGGTTTGTTGGTCCAACTATCCTTGTGGCCTTCTTGGTTCTTCCATCGCTTTACTTGCGCAAAGTACTCTCAGCTGTGTTTGAGGATTCCTTGTTGACAG ATTTTCTTATACTATTCTTTACCGAGGCTCTATTTTATGGAGGAGTCGCAATTTTTGTCCTGTTGATTGATAAAGTCTGGAGGCCTTTGCAGCAAGTAGCTCCTAAGAGTTATATCTGGTCAAAATCCAGATTTTTCCGTATTTCTTCAGTAACAACGATGGTTTTGAGCTTGATGATACCGCTTTTGACCATGGGAATGGTCTGGCCCTGGACTGGACCAGCAGCTTCAGCTACTCTTGCCCCTTATCTGGTTGGTCTTGTTGTACAATTCGCATTCGAGCAGTATGCACGGCATCGGAAATCACCTTCTTGGCCAGTTATCCCTATCATCTTTAAG ATCTACAGGCTTCACCAACTGAACAGGGCAGCTCAGCTGGTGACAGCACTCACCTTTTCTGTTAGAGGAACAGAGGCAACAAACCAAACCTTGGCTATCATGAACTCCTTAGGAGCATTATTGACTGTCCTCCAGATTCTTGGGGTTATCTGCGTATGGTCTCTATCGAGTTTCCTAATGAGGTTTCTTCCCTCTTCAGACATTCCAGACCCTTAA
- the LOC4324248 gene encoding probable pectinesterase/pectinesterase inhibitor 61 codes for MFRHLAALILSAVVLAASTSSGVVDARPVHTGPYHVVIRTAAKPSRRLIGLGGNAAICQEVHYKALCGTLTTLPGVMTPQQLLDAALRVAESKAMMAEKRLADVMKSRAVKAEGTSMSSTLDTCKGAYSSLADALQKARDTIKSGGSHDDLMTELSSASTFSTDCGEAFDEFPDLTSPIPGAQRHVNRLVSNCLDLAATIKEN; via the exons ATGTTCCGACACCTCGCCGCCCTGATCCTGTCCGCCGTCGTCTTGGCGGCGTCCACAAGCTCCGGCGTCGTCGATGCCCGTCCTGTCCACACCGGCCCGTACCACGTCGTCATCAGAACCGCCGCCAAGCCCAGCCGTCGCCTGATCGGGCTCGGCGGCAATGCCGCCATATGCCAAGAG GTGCACTACAAGGCGCTGTGCGGCACGCTGACGACGCTGCCGGGGGTGATGACGCCGCAGCAGCTGCTGGACGCGGCGTTGCGGGTGGCGGAGTCCAAGGCCATGATGGCGGAGAAGCGGCTGGCCGACGTGATGAAGTCGCGCGCGGTGAAGGCCGAAGGCACGAGCATGTCGTCGACGCTCGACACGTGCAAGGGCGCCTACTCGTCGCTGGCCGACGCGCTGCAGAAGGCGCGCGACACGATCAAGAGCGGCGGCAGCCACGACGACCTGATGACCGAGCTGTCGTCCGCCTCCACCTTCTCCACCGACTGCGGGGAAGCCTTCGACGAGTTCCCGGACCTCACGTCGCCCATACCCGGGGCGCAGCGCCACGTCAACCGCCTCGTCAGCAACTGCCTCGACCTGGCTGCCACCATCAAAGAAAACTGA